From Halotia branconii CENA392, the proteins below share one genomic window:
- a CDS encoding chlorophyll a/b-binding protein — translation MRTNASIVDDQGKLNNFAIEPRVYVDEQGNRTGFTNYAELLNGRLAMIGFVCLIAFEVLTGNGVFGLLTSL, via the coding sequence ATGCGTACGAATGCTTCTATTGTTGACGACCAAGGCAAACTGAACAACTTTGCGATTGAGCCACGGGTATATGTAGACGAACAAGGCAATCGCACGGGGTTCACGAACTATGCAGAACTGCTCAATGGTCGTTTAGCAATGATTGGTTTTGTCTGTTTGATTGCATTCGAGGTACTGACAGGAAATGGTGTCTTTGGTCTTTTGACAAGCTT
- a CDS encoding NF038130 family PEP-CTERM protein translates to MTGYIKKLLIGTSVAASMSAIATAPAFAVNLTRPTNIQFTTNGVANTSANQPNINTWNYAPGSPVYDSTGIGGVQRHVLNDYSNTGNINKAIAALTDNDSSTNVELFTSGETVTDHVGFTANLGNKTIKIESVTKADWADGTLATGWLTGFRDAYSGIMSSIPTTGGSSLLNDFNSNFSSLVTYLSTNGFNSAGDPNIGDVTYNQETGNLKLDLVGHLDVTSNYVDTRKTIVDTRQTIVISGKTVANPTYNKSIPNPNYLGFSPNFSRNSTGNQLLDLMVYSLAKAAFLQKKPLQISEIAKVTFNNEVDYAFSFTAVDSGAIAGDRNKTTDNTSHTGIYSWNKTYTTASVPEPSGLVGLMVVGGLVVLRRKVRKTVIS, encoded by the coding sequence ATGACAGGATATATCAAAAAACTGTTGATTGGTACTTCAGTCGCAGCAAGCATGAGTGCGATCGCCACAGCTCCAGCTTTCGCTGTCAACCTAACCAGACCTACTAATATTCAATTTACTACTAATGGTGTCGCTAACACCTCTGCCAATCAGCCTAATATCAATACCTGGAATTACGCTCCGGGTTCTCCTGTGTACGATAGCACTGGCATCGGTGGCGTACAAAGACACGTTTTAAACGATTACAGCAATACTGGCAATATCAACAAAGCGATCGCAGCTTTAACAGATAATGATAGTTCTACTAACGTTGAACTATTTACATCAGGTGAAACAGTTACAGACCACGTTGGGTTTACTGCTAATCTAGGCAATAAAACCATCAAGATAGAGAGTGTCACAAAAGCTGACTGGGCTGATGGCACATTAGCAACAGGATGGCTAACAGGTTTCCGTGATGCTTACAGCGGAATCATGTCAAGCATCCCAACCACTGGTGGTTCAAGTTTGCTCAACGATTTTAATTCTAATTTTTCTTCTTTAGTCACCTATCTCAGCACTAACGGTTTCAACTCCGCGGGCGATCCCAATATTGGGGATGTTACATACAATCAAGAAACTGGTAATTTGAAACTTGACTTAGTTGGACACTTGGATGTAACCAGCAACTATGTAGATACCCGCAAAACGATTGTAGATACCCGCCAAACGATTGTTATCAGTGGTAAAACTGTCGCTAACCCAACTTACAACAAAAGTATCCCTAACCCCAATTATCTAGGGTTTTCGCCCAACTTTAGCCGTAACTCCACAGGCAATCAGTTATTAGATTTGATGGTGTATAGTTTAGCAAAAGCAGCATTTTTGCAAAAGAAACCATTGCAAATTAGTGAAATTGCTAAAGTTACTTTCAATAACGAAGTTGACTATGCCTTTAGCTTTACTGCTGTAGATTCAGGTGCGATCGCAGGCGATCGCAACAAGACTACTGATAACACATCTCACACTGGTATTTATTCCTGGAATAAGACTTACACAACCGCATCTGTACCTGAACCTTCTGGATTAGTTGGTTTAATGGTTGTCGGTGGTTTAGTTGTTCTCAGGCGCAAAGTTCGGAAAACCGTAATTTCCTAA
- a CDS encoding chloride channel protein has translation MLRPKRLAFFQACLIGLVSGLAAVLLGQAVEWAGTWRVNESYHWPAYLVLPAIGLIGGILAGWLVERFAPEASGSGMSEVKAVLARVPMPLNLRIALVKLISATLVLGSGMPLGREGPTVQIGAALAAKLSNWVPTSPEHRRQLIAAGAGAGLAAAFNAPIAGVLFVLEELLQDVSGITLGTAILASLIASGLSRLYGSHSLDVDLNLIAHHTTFFAQEIPFYLILGLLAGLLGILFNQCVLASLAFNRHVLRLSLPWRIGIAGLTTGIVIALLPLEFRNNAGLRELLLTGQADWLFAAIALLVQFTLIAVCYGSGAPGGLLVPTLVLGAALGYLVGFCEYSWLGVGVATTYAHVGMAAFFSAVSKVPITAVVIVFEMTTDFNLVLPLMIVSVVAYLVAEKLDHRSLYDLLLEWKGIHIEKEPTTEGLLAQLSAMDVMQRRVETLSSQMSIDEAVQAFSHSQHRNFPVLNRGTIVGVVTQKDLVNLASQQLDQDATISEIMTPEPVTVNPTATLAYVLHLLNRYNLSCLPVTEGRKLVGIITRSDIIRIEAERLSGNTEQVEWKSKPSYIIYQNRAPATGKGRLLVPLSHPQTTHTLLKMAAAIAKGNNYEIECLQVIIVPRSRTPAETPVQTTKSHRLLQQARQLGEDLRIPVHTQIRVAHDVAGAILETVKERHIDLVLMGWKGSTFTPGRVFSRVVDTMLRQAACDVVLVKLDEKRAFDRWLLPLAGGPNSSQAVELLPALTSLSSSPEIKLCQVFQPTESTLDTTLLDNCVRFLQTRISGNVVASPVCASSVTEAVIECAAQDQSDVIVLGASRESFLKQTIQGNIPENISQMSNCTVILVRSATT, from the coding sequence ATGCTTCGCCCCAAGCGTTTAGCTTTTTTTCAAGCTTGCTTGATTGGTTTAGTTTCTGGGCTAGCAGCGGTTCTTCTAGGACAGGCAGTAGAATGGGCGGGAACGTGGCGAGTTAATGAATCTTACCATTGGCCTGCTTACTTAGTATTACCCGCTATTGGTTTAATTGGGGGAATCCTAGCGGGCTGGCTAGTAGAACGTTTTGCACCTGAGGCATCAGGTAGCGGTATGTCTGAAGTTAAAGCAGTACTGGCTCGTGTGCCGATGCCGTTAAATCTGCGGATTGCTCTAGTTAAGCTGATTAGTGCTACCCTTGTGCTGGGTTCTGGAATGCCCTTAGGTCGCGAAGGGCCAACAGTGCAAATTGGGGCAGCTTTAGCAGCTAAACTAAGTAACTGGGTGCCTACTTCGCCAGAGCATCGCCGCCAATTGATTGCCGCCGGAGCCGGAGCCGGGTTGGCTGCTGCTTTTAATGCACCAATCGCTGGTGTTTTATTTGTATTAGAAGAATTACTCCAAGATGTTTCCGGCATTACTCTTGGGACTGCGATCTTAGCTTCTTTGATTGCTTCAGGACTCTCCCGACTTTACGGTAGCCACAGCCTTGATGTTGACCTTAACTTAATTGCTCATCACACAACCTTTTTTGCTCAAGAAATCCCTTTTTACTTAATTTTGGGATTGTTAGCTGGGCTACTAGGAATTTTATTTAATCAATGTGTTCTGGCCAGTTTGGCATTTAACCGTCATGTATTACGTTTGAGTTTGCCTTGGCGAATCGGCATAGCAGGACTGACCACTGGTATAGTCATAGCTCTTTTGCCTCTGGAGTTTCGCAACAATGCCGGATTAAGAGAACTGCTACTTACAGGACAGGCAGATTGGCTGTTTGCAGCGATCGCATTGCTAGTTCAGTTTACCCTTATTGCTGTTTGTTATGGTTCTGGCGCACCAGGAGGTTTATTAGTCCCAACCCTTGTCTTAGGAGCTGCCCTTGGCTATTTAGTAGGTTTTTGCGAGTATAGTTGGCTAGGAGTCGGTGTGGCAACAACTTATGCCCATGTAGGCATGGCAGCGTTTTTTAGTGCCGTTTCCAAAGTACCAATTACGGCAGTTGTCATTGTGTTTGAAATGACGACAGATTTTAATTTAGTGCTACCACTGATGATTGTGTCTGTAGTTGCTTATTTAGTGGCAGAAAAGCTTGACCATAGATCCCTCTACGATCTTCTATTAGAGTGGAAAGGCATTCACATAGAAAAAGAACCAACCACAGAGGGACTTTTAGCACAGCTGAGTGCTATGGATGTCATGCAACGGCGTGTGGAAACTTTATCTAGCCAAATGAGCATTGATGAAGCTGTACAGGCATTTTCTCATTCTCAACATCGCAACTTTCCAGTTTTAAATCGTGGCACGATTGTTGGGGTCGTGACTCAGAAAGATTTAGTCAATCTTGCCTCACAACAATTAGATCAAGATGCAACTATCAGTGAGATCATGACACCAGAGCCAGTAACAGTCAACCCAACAGCTACTTTAGCTTATGTACTGCATTTGCTCAACCGTTATAACCTGAGTTGTTTACCCGTTACAGAAGGTCGCAAACTAGTAGGAATTATTACACGCAGTGATATTATCCGCATAGAAGCAGAGCGACTCAGTGGCAATACAGAACAGGTGGAATGGAAATCTAAACCTTCCTATATAATTTATCAAAATCGCGCTCCTGCCACAGGCAAAGGAAGATTGTTAGTACCACTGTCGCATCCACAGACAACCCATACTTTATTAAAAATGGCAGCAGCGATCGCCAAAGGCAATAATTATGAAATAGAATGTCTGCAAGTAATTATAGTTCCACGTAGCCGCACACCAGCGGAAACCCCAGTACAAACCACTAAAAGTCATCGCCTTTTACAACAGGCTAGGCAGTTGGGAGAAGATTTGCGGATTCCCGTTCACACCCAGATTCGAGTTGCCCATGATGTGGCTGGGGCAATTTTAGAGACTGTAAAAGAGCGACACATTGATTTGGTGTTAATGGGTTGGAAAGGCAGTACTTTTACTCCCGGTAGAGTTTTCAGTCGAGTTGTAGACACTATGCTTCGACAAGCAGCTTGTGATGTTGTATTAGTTAAATTAGATGAGAAAAGAGCCTTTGATCGATGGTTACTCCCGCTAGCAGGTGGGCCTAATTCCAGTCAAGCAGTTGAACTTTTACCTGCCCTGACTTCTTTAAGCTCATCCCCTGAAATAAAGCTATGTCAAGTCTTCCAGCCGACTGAGTCTACTCTAGACACAACATTATTAGACAATTGTGTCCGCTTTTTGCAAACAAGAATCAGCGGTAATGTAGTTGCTAGTCCAGTCTGTGCAAGTTCTGTAACTGAGGCTGTAATTGAATGTGCTGCACAAGACCAAAGTGATGTGATCGTTTTGGGGGCTAGTCGTGAAAGTTTTTTGAAACAGACAATTCAAGGAAATATTCCAGAGAATATCTCTCAAATGAGTAATTGCACAGTTATTTTGGTGCGGAGTGCAACCACATAA